A single region of the Malaclemys terrapin pileata isolate rMalTer1 chromosome 4, rMalTer1.hap1, whole genome shotgun sequence genome encodes:
- the SPTY2D1 gene encoding protein SPT2 homolog, which yields MDFREILMVASEQQGLSAVSKRYSLAVGPPKKDPKVKGVHSAAVQAFLRRKEEESRGKELEAKRKKEELLAKRIELKHDRKARAMASRTKDNFYGYNGIPIEEKPKKRQTCENVDRCTDAEYMTEDEAEQFEYSQTESEHEPEEYEEKPSKAAVKPKAPPKSAPTPMNFVDLLRLAEKKQYEPVEIKVVKKTEERPRTAEELREREFLDRKNKKGEIQKEKKKPEKEIKNVTASNSSNKVFSQKDFINAKLSKNSVDKHSSSKGSFPSQCGADKKSSGPVFSDKHARSSSSSKSSQVEKAKVTQNGSLKSSSSGIHSKSSVNGVGKFGSSTHTPNAKAPANGAQKLQSVKELSLKKSTSVHTKLGSATSPQHEIVKNSSSGRPGSSAGSGGPGRPGSSAGSGGPGRPGSSAGLGGPGRPGSSAGSSGPGRPGSSAGSGGPGRPGSSAGTGRLGSSAGTGGPGRPGSSAGSGGPGRPGSSAETGGPGRPGSSAGTGRPGSSAGTGGPGRPGSSAGSGGPGRPGSSAETGGPGRPGSSAGTGRLGSSAGTGGPGRPGSSAGMGGPGWLPSCSGTGGPGRLPSSAGTGGPGRPGSSAGMSRPGSSLGMGGPGRLSSSAGTGGPGRPGSSAGMGRPGSSVRMGGPGRPGSSAGMGGPGRPGSSVRIGPGKSVNSSVEPGRPGSGSAAPPKPKCTVVSETISSKNLVSRPSNVPMNGTRPPPGHRPVFHPQGLPRPSLPPISYKRQIEDDEEYDSEMDDFIDDEGQPQEEISKHIREIFGYDRNKYKDESDYALRYMESSWKEQQKEEARSLRLGVQEDLEELRREEEELKRKRQAKKLRTR from the exons ATGGATTTCCGGGAGATCCTGATGGTGGCGTctgagcagcaggggctgagcgcGGTGTCG AAAAGATACAGTTTGGCAGTAGGCCCTCCCAAAAAAGATCCAAAAGTCAAGGGCGTCCATtctgcagcagtgcaagctttTCTGAGACggaaagaagaagaaagtagGGGAAAAG AACTAGAggcaaaaaggaagaaggaggaacTTCTAGCTAAGCGTATTGAACTGAAACATGACCGAAAAGCAAGAGCTATGGCTTCACGGACAAAGGACAACTTTTATGGCTATAATGGCATTCCTATTGAAGAGAAGCCTAAAAAGAGGCAGACTTGTGAAAATGTCGATCGATGCACAGATGCAGAATATATGACAGAAGATGAGGCAGAGCAATTTGAATACAGTCAGACTGAATCTGAGCATGAACCAGAGGAATATGAAGAGAAACCATCCAAAGCTGCAGTGAAACCAAAGGCACCTCCCAAAAGTGCCCCTACCCCTATGAACTTTGTAGATCTTCTGAGGCTGGCTGAAAAAAAACAGTATGAACCAGTAGAAATAAAAGTAGTGAAAAAGACAGAAGAAAGGCCAAGAACAGCAGaagaattgagagagagagaatttttggaccggaaaaacaaaaaaggggaaatccagaaagagaagaaaaaacctGAAAAAGAGATTAAGAATGTAACTGCATCAAATTCTTCAAATAAAGTGTTTTCTCAGAAAGACTTTATAAATGCAAAACTTAGCAAAAACTCAGTGGATAAACATTCCTCTTCAAAAGGTAGTTTCCCCTCTCAGTGTGGTGCTGATAAGAAATCCAGTGGGCCTGTGTTTAGCGACAAACATGCAAGGTCATCATCTTCCTCCAAATCCAGTCAAGTGGAAAAAGCAAAAGTCACACAAAATGGATCTTTAAAAAGCTCATCGAGTGGCATCCATAGTAAATCTTCAGTCAATGGAGTAGGAAAATTTGGGTCAAGCACTCATACACCAAACGCAAAAGCACCTGCTAATGGGGCTCAGAAACTACAATCTGTTAAAGAACTTAGTCTGAAAAAATCTACTTCTGTCCATACAAAACTGGGTAGTGCAACATCCCCTCAGCATGAAATAGTTAAAAATTCCAGCTCTGGGCGGCCGGGGAGCAGTGCAGGGTCGGGCGGGCCCGGGCGGCCGGGGAGCAGTGCAGGGTCGGGCGGGCCCGGGCGGCCGGGGAGCAGTGCAGGGTTGGGCGGGCCCGGGCGGCCGGGGAGCAGTGCGGGGTCGAGCGGGCCCGGGCGGCCGGGGAGCAGTGCGGGGTCGGGCGGGCCCGGGCGGCCGGGGAGCAGTGCGGGGACAGGTAGGCTGGGGAGCAGTGCGGGAACAGGCGGGCCTGGTAGGCCGGGGAGCAGTGCGGGGTCGGGCGGGCCCGGGCGGCCGGGCAGCAGTGCGGAGACGGGTGGGCCCGGGCGGCCGGGGAGCAGTGCGGGGACAGGTAGGCCGGGGAGCAGTGCGGGAACAGGCGGGCCTGGTAGGCCGGGGAGCAGTGCGGGGTCGGGCGGGCCCGGGCGGCCGGGCAGCAGTGCGGAGACGGGTGGGCCCGGGCGGCCGGGGAGCAGTGCGGGGACAGGTAGGCTGGGGAGCAGTGCGGGAACAGGCGGGCCTGGTAGGCCAGGGAGCAGTGCGGGAATGGGCGGGCCCGGGTGGCTGCCCAGCTGTTCGGGGACAGGCGGGCCCGGGAGGCTGCCCAGTAGTGCAGGAACGGGTGGGCCGGGGCGGCCAGGGAGCAGTGCGGGGATGAGCAGGCCGGGGAGCAGTTTGGGGATGGGCGGGCCCGGGCGGCTGTCCAGCAGTGCGGGGACGGGCGGGCCCGGGCGGCCGGGGAGCAGTGCGGGAATGGGCAGGCCGGGGAGCAGTGTCAGGATGGGTGGGCCCGGGCGGCCAGGGAGCAGTGCGGGGATGGGTGGGCCTGGGCGGCCGGGGAGCAGTGTGAGGATAGGACCTGGAAAGTCAGTCAATTCAAGCGTGGAACCTGGGCGACCAGGCAGCGGCTCAGCTGCACCTCCAAAACCTAAGTGCACTGTTGTATCAGAAACAATCTCATCTAAAAATTTAGTCTCCAGACCAAGTAATGTACCAATGAATGGAACGAGACCTCCTCCAGGGCATAGACCAGTGTTTCATCCACAAG GTCTTCCAAGGCCTTCTCTTCCACCTATAAGTTATAAAAGGCAAATAGAAGATGATGAGGAATATGACTCTGAAATGGACGATTTCATTGATGATGAAGGGCAACCCCAGGAAGAAATATCAAAACATATTCGAGAAATATTTGGCTATGATCGGAATAA ATATAAAGATGAAAGTGATTATGCCTTACGTTACATGGAGAGCAGCTggaaagagcaacaaaaagagGAAGCCAGGAG TTTGAGACTTGGTGTCCAAGAGGACCTAGAAGAGCTGAGACGTGAAGAGGAGGAATTGAAACGTAAGAGGCAGGCAAAGAAGCTGAGGACACGTTAA